The following are encoded together in the Adhaeribacter arboris genome:
- a CDS encoding family 78 glycoside hydrolase catalytic domain has translation MIKFLLPILLLLAFSCQSLSQKGSSLRLVSLKCEYQANPIGVEATAPRFSWEIQSNQRGVLQTTYHLLVADNAEALNKNTGTIWDSGKVSSDKSIQVEYAGKELLPTKLYFWKIKIQDNQGNESNWSEPATFQMGLLSQQDWAGARWIAYEELPPSERIVPALPEMGDPQRLPNKNILPLLRKEFTVKNPVKRATMYISGLGHFEMSLNGKKVGDHFLDPGWTDYSEQALYVTFDVANQIKPGANAVGVMLGNGFYHVPGERYRKITGTFGYPKMICRLLVEYTDGTQENLVSDASWKTAPGPVTFTGIYGGEDYDATREQPGWNTTNFKENSPWKPVVLVEGPPQLNSQQADPLRIFENFSPKKITQPQPGVWIYDLGQNASGIPQLSVKGKKGATVKITPGELLDKNLVTQQASGGPHFYQYTLKGNGTETWHPQFTYYGFRYLQIEGGVPEGEPNPQNLPVIVGAIGLHTRNAAPRVGQFTSSNELFNQTEKLIDWAIRSNMASVLTDCPHREKLGWLEEAHLVGSSIRYHYDIARLSKKVIRDMQVAQTAEGLIPDIAPEFVEFAGGFRDSPEWGSNGIIMPWYVYQWYGDQQVLADSYPMMQRYVAYLEKKSNNHLLTHGLGDWYDIGPKHPGESQLTPRGVSATAIYYYDLTLMSKIAALLNKPDDVTRYNQLATQVKQAFNKTFFNNQTKQYATGSQTANAMAVFMNLVEPQNKDAVVANIVKDIRHRNNSLTAGDIGFRYLLRVLDNENRSDVIFDMNSRSDVPGYGYQLAHGATSLTESWQAYGFVSNNHFMLGHILEWFYSGLGGIRPNEKAVAFKNIDIRPELVGDVTFVKASHYSPYGLISSDWQKSNGKFNLTVQIPANTTATIYLPAPSASTVITESGKPVKNNKEIKNIRYQNSRAVLEVGSGTYAFAVEM, from the coding sequence ATGATAAAATTCCTTCTTCCCATTTTACTGCTCTTAGCTTTCTCGTGCCAAAGTTTGTCGCAAAAAGGGAGTAGCCTCCGATTAGTTAGTTTAAAATGCGAATACCAGGCTAATCCAATAGGCGTAGAAGCTACCGCGCCACGGTTTAGCTGGGAAATCCAATCCAATCAGCGCGGCGTTTTGCAAACAACTTACCACCTTTTAGTAGCCGATAACGCCGAAGCGCTGAATAAAAATACCGGTACTATCTGGGATAGCGGTAAAGTCAGTTCCGACAAATCTATCCAGGTAGAATATGCGGGTAAAGAATTACTACCCACCAAGCTTTATTTCTGGAAAATAAAAATACAGGATAACCAAGGAAATGAATCAAACTGGAGCGAACCGGCTACGTTTCAAATGGGACTGCTTTCGCAACAGGACTGGGCCGGAGCCCGCTGGATTGCCTACGAAGAATTACCGCCATCGGAGCGAATTGTGCCGGCCTTACCCGAAATGGGCGACCCGCAGCGACTTCCAAACAAGAACATTTTGCCATTATTGCGCAAAGAGTTTACTGTTAAAAATCCGGTAAAAAGAGCCACCATGTATATTTCCGGATTGGGGCATTTTGAGATGAGTCTAAACGGGAAAAAAGTAGGCGATCACTTTCTGGACCCCGGCTGGACGGATTACAGCGAACAAGCCTTGTATGTTACTTTCGATGTCGCCAACCAAATTAAACCGGGAGCCAACGCCGTAGGTGTTATGCTGGGAAATGGCTTTTATCACGTTCCGGGCGAGCGCTACCGCAAAATTACCGGCACCTTTGGTTACCCCAAAATGATTTGCCGGCTTCTCGTGGAATATACCGACGGCACTCAGGAAAATTTAGTGAGCGATGCTTCCTGGAAAACCGCCCCGGGGCCCGTTACCTTTACCGGTATCTACGGCGGCGAAGATTACGACGCCACCCGCGAACAACCCGGCTGGAACACGACTAATTTTAAAGAAAATAGCCCGTGGAAACCCGTAGTCCTGGTGGAGGGACCACCGCAGCTTAATTCGCAACAAGCCGACCCGCTCCGGATTTTTGAAAATTTTTCCCCGAAAAAAATTACGCAACCCCAACCGGGCGTCTGGATTTACGATTTAGGCCAGAATGCTTCCGGAATTCCGCAACTTTCAGTGAAAGGAAAAAAAGGTGCCACCGTAAAAATTACCCCCGGCGAACTCCTGGATAAAAATTTGGTAACGCAGCAAGCCTCCGGCGGCCCGCATTTTTACCAATATACCTTAAAAGGAAATGGCACCGAAACCTGGCACCCGCAGTTTACTTACTATGGTTTCCGCTACCTGCAAATAGAAGGCGGCGTGCCCGAAGGCGAACCTAATCCGCAGAACTTACCGGTTATAGTGGGCGCAATAGGATTACATACCCGCAACGCTGCCCCGCGGGTAGGGCAATTTACCAGTTCGAACGAGTTATTTAACCAAACCGAAAAGCTGATTGACTGGGCCATCCGGAGCAACATGGCGAGTGTCTTAACCGACTGTCCGCACCGCGAAAAGCTAGGCTGGCTCGAGGAAGCGCACCTGGTAGGTTCGTCCATTCGCTACCATTACGATATTGCCCGCTTAAGTAAAAAAGTTATCCGCGACATGCAGGTGGCCCAAACTGCCGAAGGACTGATTCCGGATATTGCGCCCGAGTTCGTCGAGTTTGCCGGTGGCTTTCGCGATTCGCCGGAGTGGGGCAGCAACGGCATTATCATGCCCTGGTACGTGTATCAATGGTACGGCGACCAACAAGTGCTGGCGGATAGTTACCCCATGATGCAGCGCTATGTGGCGTATTTAGAAAAAAAATCGAACAACCACCTACTCACCCACGGTCTCGGCGACTGGTACGATATCGGCCCGAAACATCCCGGCGAATCGCAGTTAACGCCCCGCGGCGTTTCGGCTACCGCTATTTATTATTACGACCTCACGTTAATGAGCAAAATAGCTGCTTTATTAAATAAACCCGATGACGTAACCCGGTATAACCAACTGGCTACCCAGGTAAAACAAGCTTTTAATAAAACATTTTTTAATAATCAAACTAAGCAATACGCCACCGGCAGCCAAACCGCCAATGCCATGGCCGTATTCATGAACCTGGTAGAGCCGCAAAACAAAGACGCTGTAGTCGCCAATATTGTGAAAGACATTCGCCACCGCAACAACAGCCTTACTGCCGGTGATATTGGTTTCCGGTATCTGCTCCGGGTACTCGATAATGAAAACCGGTCGGACGTTATTTTTGATATGAACAGCCGCTCCGATGTGCCGGGTTATGGCTACCAATTGGCTCACGGCGCTACCTCCCTCACCGAATCGTGGCAGGCTTACGGTTTTGTGTCGAACAATCATTTTATGTTAGGGCATATTCTGGAATGGTTTTACAGCGGTTTAGGCGGTATCCGGCCCAACGAAAAAGCAGTTGCCTTTAAAAATATTGATATCCGGCCGGAGTTGGTGGGCGATGTTACCTTTGTGAAGGCCAGTCACTACTCGCCCTACGGTTTAATTTCCAGCGATTGGCAGAAAAGTAACGGTAAGTTTAATTTAACGGTGCAAATTCCGGCCAACACCACTGCTACCATTTACCTGCCCGCGCCATCCGCTTCGACGGTGATTACGGAAAGCGGTAAACCGGTAAAAAATAATAAAGAAATTAAAAATATAAGATACCAAAACAGTAGAGCCGTTTTGGAAGTTGGTTCCGGAACGTATGCCTTTGCGGTGGAGATGTAG
- a CDS encoding AraC family transcriptional regulator has protein sequence MINYYKYLPVSAEDENWGLVVLNAGCTHIEPGTPYPYQEHPSHHYFNWANGRVLHEYQIIYITKGEGIFESERAGEHLIEAGSVILLYPEERHRYKPKEETGWDEYWIGFRSSIFTNQLEKGFFDPKFPVIKAGFQENLLNLFQEIIAITKEEKAGYQSLTSGAALHIIGHLYTILKQSQFAGQAVDQLVNKARCIFRSNIEKNISPQEVADELQVGYSWFRKAFKAYTGLAPGQYLIQLKIQKAKELLQNPTKSIKEITYELNFESRFYFSKIFKEKTGLTPVQYRSHIAGEENGNFNRQNKTYKAIFRA, from the coding sequence ATGATCAATTATTATAAATATTTACCCGTAAGTGCCGAAGACGAAAACTGGGGCTTAGTTGTATTAAATGCCGGTTGCACCCACATTGAACCGGGCACCCCGTACCCATATCAAGAACATCCTTCGCACCACTATTTTAATTGGGCGAATGGCCGGGTATTGCACGAATACCAAATTATATACATTACCAAAGGCGAAGGAATTTTTGAATCGGAGCGGGCGGGTGAACACCTGATTGAAGCCGGTTCGGTGATATTGTTGTACCCGGAAGAAAGACACCGGTATAAACCAAAAGAAGAAACCGGATGGGACGAATACTGGATTGGTTTTAGAAGCAGCATTTTTACCAACCAATTAGAAAAAGGCTTTTTCGACCCTAAATTTCCGGTTATAAAAGCCGGCTTTCAGGAAAATTTATTAAACTTGTTTCAGGAAATTATAGCCATAACCAAAGAAGAAAAAGCCGGGTATCAATCGCTTACTTCCGGCGCCGCCCTGCATATCATCGGGCATTTGTACACGATTTTAAAGCAAAGCCAATTTGCAGGACAAGCGGTTGACCAATTGGTAAATAAAGCTCGTTGTATTTTCCGGTCGAATATTGAAAAAAACATTTCGCCGCAAGAAGTAGCCGACGAATTACAGGTAGGTTACTCGTGGTTCCGGAAAGCTTTTAAAGCCTATACCGGCTTAGCTCCGGGCCAATATTTAATTCAATTAAAAATTCAGAAAGCAAAAGAACTGTTGCAAAATCCTACCAAAAGTATTAAGGAAATTACCTACGAGTTAAATTTTGAATCGCGTTTTTATTTTTCCAAAATTTTTAAAGAAAAAACGGGGCTTACGCCGGTTCAGTACCGATCGCACATAGCCGGCGAAGAAAACGGGAATTTTAATAGGCAGAATAAAACCTACAAAGCTATTTTTAGGGCATAG
- a CDS encoding DUF2442 domain-containing protein: MVVAIDKAVYLGGYRIKFDFSERVSQTIEAENFLKSAKNSMTKMYLDKNIFQGFRIEYGDIVWNDYEMCFPIWDLHEGKI; the protein is encoded by the coding sequence ATGGTAGTTGCCATTGACAAAGCGGTTTATTTGGGCGGTTATAGAATAAAATTCGATTTTTCGGAGAGGGTTAGCCAAACTATTGAGGCTGAAAACTTCTTAAAATCAGCCAAAAATTCAATGACAAAGATGTACTTAGACAAAAATATATTCCAAGGCTTCCGCATTGAATACGGGGATATTGTCTGGAATGATTATGAGATGTGCTTTCCTATATGGGACTTGCATGAAGGAAAAATATAA